The Pseudoliparis swirei isolate HS2019 ecotype Mariana Trench chromosome 1, NWPU_hadal_v1, whole genome shotgun sequence genome has a window encoding:
- the rftn1a gene encoding raftlin yields MGCRLPKLRKAEERRSPGNIYSTLRRPQVETKVGVAYTYHFLDFLLGKEEVAVSSVLCLSSVRELPVQVRELYAQGFVLVAVHPFVHPCGPSHAHIQRQLHRAVLVRETPSSEKSQLRWARHRLETDVCVAGHQAADPEVIQSYVKRIQDVAEQGVMFVGFLQQPGGGPCYLGHWDPEELSSLHSSPSPIRRHPFSANNSPTDPPEPHHDDTEADHHHFEPQGFHLEGVENNTRDRNPKEPDFSPPKPRRSSELNREGSNEQIHTLQISLKESLESAKQLQSHSKPSGDAVQWRSNQNPTDAQEDQRCPSAPEAAGIIRQTKDGHLPEPAEKHLNLSNQREGQSSSSDSWPSSPELDGHHKRKSSSTDGRSSLTTHNNNNHIRLKGSEKDKSATSPPAQGGMQLFALYNHTGEVNTSVRFYSLRVPLLIQKEAGLITDIDTHWLDHMTQHFTSGAHLIDGFFHPGDDNENGVSSVDSVFIFQRSAEETTNASYDAIVVEQWTVVDGVAVKTDYIPLLQSLAPYGWRLMCVLPTPIVKTNSDGSLSTKQILFLQRPVLQRKRKDFKKLNLRGRSKTKKKSTVEMQEERENMSPLMETEMDRLRRNTKQEEEEEDEEEEAGRRKSRDSGREQLEEDARHQRGFFYLSGSRASVEEEETDIDNIPLSEQEKSERWTDVCKRDDGGVKEELKMEERIKQQLFSGVC; encoded by the exons AGGTGGCGGTGTCCTCGGTGCTTTGTCTCTCCTCGGTCAGAGAGCTACCGGTTCAGGTCCGGGAACTCTACGCGCAGGGTTTCGTCCTGGTCGCCGTCCACCCTTTTGTCCATCCCTGCGGCCCGAGTCACGCACACATCCAGCGCCAGCTGCACCGGGCCGTGCTGGTCCGAGAGACGCCGAG TTCAGAAAAAAGCCAACTGAGGTGGGCAAGACATCGTCTGgagacagacgtgtgtgtggcAGGTCATCAGGCTGCGGACCCAGAGGTGATCCAGAGCTATGTCAAGAGG ATCCAGGACGTAGCGGAGCAAGGAGTGATGTTCGTGGGCTTTCTCCAGCAGCCGGGTGGAGGACCCTGCTACTTGGGCCACTGGGATCCCGAAGAGCTGTCCTCCTTACATTCAAGCCCTTCACCCATCCGTCGACACCCCTTCAGCGCCAACAACAGCCCGACAGACCCTCCAGAGCCACACCACGACGACACCGAAGCCGACCATCACCACTTTGAACCTCAAGGGTTCCATCTTGAAGGTGTAGAAAACAACACACGGGACCGCAACCCAAAAGAACCAGACTTCAGCCCGCCGAAACCCAGACGGAGTTCAGAGCTGAATCGAGAAGGGTCCAATGAGCAAATCCACACCTTGCAGATCAGCCTCAAAGAGTCACTAGAATCTGCAAAGCAACTTCAAAGTCACAGCAAGCCCAGTGGAGACGCAGTTCAGTGGCGTTCAAATCAAAACCCGACAGACGCCCAAGAGGACCAGCGGTGTCCCAGCGCTCCAGAAGCTGCTGGTATAATACGGCAGACGAAGGACGGCCATCTACCAGAACCCGCAGAGAAACACTTGAACCTTTCCAACCAGAGAGAAGGACAAAGCTCAAGCTCCGACAGCTGGCCGAGCTCTCCTGAGCTGGACGGACACCACAAGAGGAAGTCCAGCTCCACAGACGGGCGGAGCAGTTTGACgacgcacaacaacaacaaccatatCCGGCTCAAGGGTTCAGAGAAAGATAAGAGTGCAACTTCACCTCCAGCGCAGGGCG GGATGCAGCTCTTTGCCTTGTACAACCACACAGGGGAGGTGAACACTTCCGTGAGGTTCTACTCGCTCCGGGTGCCACTCTTAATACAAAAGGAAGCCGGCTTAATCACGGACATTGACACACACTGGCTCGACCACATGACTCAGCATTTCACCAGCGGCGCGCACCTCATCGACGGGTTTTTCCACCCGGGAGACGATAACG AAAATGGGGTTTCATCTGTGGACAGTGTGTTCATCTTCCAGAGATCCGCAGAGGAGACCACAAACGCCTCCTACGACGCCATCGTGGTCGAGCAGTGGACCGTTGTTGAT GGCGTCGCGGTGAAGACGGACTACATCCCCTTGCTCCAGTCTCTGGCTCCTTATGGATGGAGGCTGATGTGCGTGTTACCCACACCCATTGTCAAGACAAACAG TGACGGGAGTCTGTCGACCAAGCAAATCCTCTTCCTTCAGAGACCCGTTTTGCAGCGCAAGAGAAAAGACTTCAAG AAGCTGAACCTCCGGGGTCGCAGCAAGACAAAGAAAAAGTCGACTGTAGAAAtgcaagaggagagagagaacatgtccccgctgatggagacggagaTGGATAGGTtgagaagaaacacaaaacaagaggaggaggaggaggatgaggaagaagaggccgGACGGAGGAAGAGCAGGGACAGCGGAAGAGAGCAGCTGGAAGAGGATGCACGGCATCAAAGGGGCTTCTTCTACCTTTCGGGGAGCAGGGCGTCtgttgaggaagaggaaacGGACATTGATAACATCCCTCTGTCTGAGCAAGAGAAGTCGGAGAGATGGACAGATGTGTGCAAGAGAGATGATGGAGGAGTCAAGGAGGAGCTGAAGATGGAGGAGCGCATCAAACAGCAGCTGTTTTCCGGCGTCTGTTGA
- the oxnad1 gene encoding oxidoreductase NAD-binding domain-containing protein 1 isoform X2: MSVRVAMGARCFLSSAARRFVQPSLLRCCRLPGPTKNMSSKRQIDHLEKTSSNSRQHDVYPARVCGIMDESATVKRVRIAVSPDFSFKAGQWVDFFIPGVETVGGFSMCSCPGLLQREGVVELAVKYTKHPPAHWIHTACTLGSRVAMRVGGDFVFDPAPSDPAVDLLLVAGGVGINPLYSILLHTTDLLHLNHASGGRDYQIGSAHLCYSAQDTQELLFKSAIIEACREFPDQLSCDLHVTQQSTDVDSQLQPFIKHGRITEEELRAHVDPRRTLCFLCGPRTMIEALSQTLVDFGLPKDRIVFEKWW, encoded by the exons ATGTCAGTCCGGGTCGCGATGGGCGCCCGCTGCTTCCTGTCCTCCGCTGCCCGACGCTTCGTTCAGCCGAGTCTGCTCCGCTGCTGCCGGCTGCCGGGCCCCACGAA AAATATGTCCTCCAAAAGGCAGATTGACCATCTAGAGAAAACATCGAGCAACTCCAGACAACAT GATGTGTATCCAGCTCGAGTGTGTGGCATCATGGATGAGTCGGCGACGGTGAAACGTGTGAGAATAGCTGTCAGCCCAGACTTCAGCTTCAAAGCAGGACAGTG ggtggATTTCTTCATCCCCGGCGTGGAGACGGTGGGCGGTTTCTCCATGTGCTCCTGCCCGGGTCTGCTCCAGAGGGAGGGCGTTGTTGAATTGGCCGTCAAATACACCAAACACCCTCCAGCTCACTGGATCCACACCGCG TGTACGCTGGGCTCTCGGGTGGCGATGCGTGTCGGCGGGGACTTCGTCTTCGACCCGGCGCCCTCCGACCCCGCCGTCGATTTGCTGCTGGTGGCCGGCGGCGTCGGGATCAACCCCCTGTACTCCATCCTGTTGCACACGACCGATCTGCTGCATCTCAACCACGCCTCCGGTGGGCGGGACTACCAGATCGGCTCGGCTCACCTCTGCTACAGCGCCCAGGACACCCAGGAACTGCTCTTCAAG AGCGCCATCATCGAGGCGTGTCGGGAGTTCCCTGACCagctctcctgtgacctccacGTCACGCAGCAGAGCACAGATGTCGACTCGCAGCTCCAGCCGTTCATCAAGC ACGGGAGAATCACAGAAGAGGAGTTGCGGGCTCATGTGGACCCGCGGAGGACTTTGTGTTTCCTGTGTGGACCCCGGACCATGATCGAAGCACTTTCACAAACCCTCGTGGACTTCGGCCTCCCGAAAGATAGAATCGTCTTCGAGAAATGGTGGTAG
- the oxnad1 gene encoding oxidoreductase NAD-binding domain-containing protein 1 isoform X3, which yields MGARCFLSSAARRFVQPSLLRCCRLPGPTKRNMSSKRQIDHLEKTSSNSRQHDVYPARVCGIMDESATVKRVRIAVSPDFSFKAGQWVDFFIPGVETVGGFSMCSCPGLLQREGVVELAVKYTKHPPAHWIHTACTLGSRVAMRVGGDFVFDPAPSDPAVDLLLVAGGVGINPLYSILLHTTDLLHLNHASGGRDYQIGSAHLCYSAQDTQELLFKSAIIEACREFPDQLSCDLHVTQQSTDVDSQLQPFIKHGRITEEELRAHVDPRRTLCFLCGPRTMIEALSQTLVDFGLPKDRIVFEKWW from the exons ATGGGCGCCCGCTGCTTCCTGTCCTCCGCTGCCCGACGCTTCGTTCAGCCGAGTCTGCTCCGCTGCTGCCGGCTGCCGGGCCCCACGAA AAGAAATATGTCCTCCAAAAGGCAGATTGACCATCTAGAGAAAACATCGAGCAACTCCAGACAACAT GATGTGTATCCAGCTCGAGTGTGTGGCATCATGGATGAGTCGGCGACGGTGAAACGTGTGAGAATAGCTGTCAGCCCAGACTTCAGCTTCAAAGCAGGACAGTG ggtggATTTCTTCATCCCCGGCGTGGAGACGGTGGGCGGTTTCTCCATGTGCTCCTGCCCGGGTCTGCTCCAGAGGGAGGGCGTTGTTGAATTGGCCGTCAAATACACCAAACACCCTCCAGCTCACTGGATCCACACCGCG TGTACGCTGGGCTCTCGGGTGGCGATGCGTGTCGGCGGGGACTTCGTCTTCGACCCGGCGCCCTCCGACCCCGCCGTCGATTTGCTGCTGGTGGCCGGCGGCGTCGGGATCAACCCCCTGTACTCCATCCTGTTGCACACGACCGATCTGCTGCATCTCAACCACGCCTCCGGTGGGCGGGACTACCAGATCGGCTCGGCTCACCTCTGCTACAGCGCCCAGGACACCCAGGAACTGCTCTTCAAG AGCGCCATCATCGAGGCGTGTCGGGAGTTCCCTGACCagctctcctgtgacctccacGTCACGCAGCAGAGCACAGATGTCGACTCGCAGCTCCAGCCGTTCATCAAGC ACGGGAGAATCACAGAAGAGGAGTTGCGGGCTCATGTGGACCCGCGGAGGACTTTGTGTTTCCTGTGTGGACCCCGGACCATGATCGAAGCACTTTCACAAACCCTCGTGGACTTCGGCCTCCCGAAAGATAGAATCGTCTTCGAGAAATGGTGGTAG
- the oxnad1 gene encoding oxidoreductase NAD-binding domain-containing protein 1 isoform X1, whose amino-acid sequence MSVRVAMGARCFLSSAARRFVQPSLLRCCRLPGPTKRNMSSKRQIDHLEKTSSNSRQHDVYPARVCGIMDESATVKRVRIAVSPDFSFKAGQWVDFFIPGVETVGGFSMCSCPGLLQREGVVELAVKYTKHPPAHWIHTACTLGSRVAMRVGGDFVFDPAPSDPAVDLLLVAGGVGINPLYSILLHTTDLLHLNHASGGRDYQIGSAHLCYSAQDTQELLFKSAIIEACREFPDQLSCDLHVTQQSTDVDSQLQPFIKHGRITEEELRAHVDPRRTLCFLCGPRTMIEALSQTLVDFGLPKDRIVFEKWW is encoded by the exons ATGTCAGTCCGGGTCGCGATGGGCGCCCGCTGCTTCCTGTCCTCCGCTGCCCGACGCTTCGTTCAGCCGAGTCTGCTCCGCTGCTGCCGGCTGCCGGGCCCCACGAA AAGAAATATGTCCTCCAAAAGGCAGATTGACCATCTAGAGAAAACATCGAGCAACTCCAGACAACAT GATGTGTATCCAGCTCGAGTGTGTGGCATCATGGATGAGTCGGCGACGGTGAAACGTGTGAGAATAGCTGTCAGCCCAGACTTCAGCTTCAAAGCAGGACAGTG ggtggATTTCTTCATCCCCGGCGTGGAGACGGTGGGCGGTTTCTCCATGTGCTCCTGCCCGGGTCTGCTCCAGAGGGAGGGCGTTGTTGAATTGGCCGTCAAATACACCAAACACCCTCCAGCTCACTGGATCCACACCGCG TGTACGCTGGGCTCTCGGGTGGCGATGCGTGTCGGCGGGGACTTCGTCTTCGACCCGGCGCCCTCCGACCCCGCCGTCGATTTGCTGCTGGTGGCCGGCGGCGTCGGGATCAACCCCCTGTACTCCATCCTGTTGCACACGACCGATCTGCTGCATCTCAACCACGCCTCCGGTGGGCGGGACTACCAGATCGGCTCGGCTCACCTCTGCTACAGCGCCCAGGACACCCAGGAACTGCTCTTCAAG AGCGCCATCATCGAGGCGTGTCGGGAGTTCCCTGACCagctctcctgtgacctccacGTCACGCAGCAGAGCACAGATGTCGACTCGCAGCTCCAGCCGTTCATCAAGC ACGGGAGAATCACAGAAGAGGAGTTGCGGGCTCATGTGGACCCGCGGAGGACTTTGTGTTTCCTGTGTGGACCCCGGACCATGATCGAAGCACTTTCACAAACCCTCGTGGACTTCGGCCTCCCGAAAGATAGAATCGTCTTCGAGAAATGGTGGTAG
- the LOC130195568 gene encoding proline-rich protein 15-like protein has translation MTERIPWWKAFLPKKKSGGSKETSSSITFDVDFDPFAERQKDQSGSDLSPSSQESSNSSRDDTYDDSRLESVFNEQTCRRNMKVSRSGRFKEKRRVRSTLPLQDKETETVASGREDMR, from the coding sequence ATGACAGAGAGGATCCCGTGGTGGAAGGCCTTCCTGCCTAAGAAGAAGAGCGGAGGCTCCAAGGAGACCAGTTCATCCATCACCTTCGACGTGGACTTTGACCCTTTTGCAGAGAGGCAAAAAGACCAGAGCGGCAGCGACCTGTCCCCGTCTTCTCAAGAGTCCAGCAATAGCTCCAGGGATGACACCTACGACGACTCCCGCCTGGAGTCCGTCTTCAACGAGCAGACGTGTCGCAGGAACATGAAGGTGTCACGCTCGGGGCGATTCAAGGAGAAGCGGAGGGTGCGCTCCACCCTTCCTTTGcaggacaaagagacagagacggtGGCTTCAGGGAGGGAGGACATGCGGTGA
- the wipf3 gene encoding WAS/WASL-interacting protein family member 3 isoform X2 encodes MPAPPPPPPPLAPPPPPPPSAALPPCPLEPFKLQSGGGGGGGGGGRKALLADIHKGARLKKVTQVNDRSSPAVDNPEASIGEASSLLAASPGSSGGVAPMGPSLGGLFAGGFPTLRPVGQRDPAGKTPVSRSSSSASLKPLWNPPTPADTSSVTEPHRATELRGSAPSSSAPPSPSHSSKHPPSFPVSSPPPPPPTPPSAPPPPPPPPPHAFQERPANRPPPLPTCPPPPPPSQVTKPTWLPIQHSYHTVLSQPSTPPPPLPPPPFQPPIAVPGDRSSGCFYPLTPSPVHSEPSRFPILRDSPLGPPPPPPAPPLPASFSPSCPSTLPPPPPKVAAVPSPAMRALPPSYPCNAPTRRPPAVPRSAGVGRLAPPPAPPARSPSTELSTRIPPPPPPPPLPPLSLRNGHLHSLDDFESKFQFHPVVDFPPPGEFKPFPRSYPSKENRVNPKPPGIRTHLR; translated from the exons ATGCCTGCCCCCCCgccgcctccacctcccctggccccccctcctccaccaccgccCAGCGCTGCCCTGCCACCG TGTCCGTTGGAGCCTTTTAAGCTccagtctggaggaggaggaggaggaggaggaggaggaaggaaggcccTGTTGGCCGACATCCATAAAGGAGCCAGGCTCAAGAAAGTCACGCAGGTCAATGACCGCAGTTCCCCCGCCGTGGACA ATCCCGAGGCCAGCATTGGAGAAGCATCCAGTCTCCTTGCTGCTTCTCCCGGCTCATCAGGAGGGGTGGCACCCATGGGACCCTCTTTGGGTGGGCTGTTTGCTGGAGGGTTCCCCACGCTCAGGCCTGTAGGACAAAGAGACCCAGCAGGCAAGACCCCAG tgTCCCGATCGAGCTCCTCGGCCTCCCTGAAGCCTCTGTGGAACCCGCCCACGCCAGCAGACACGAGCAGCGTCACCGAGCCTCACAGGGCGACGGAGCtccgaggctccgccccctcgtcCTCtgcacctccctccccctctcacagCAGCAAGCACCCACCTTCTTTCCCCGTTTCCTCTCCCCCACCGCCTCCACCCAcccctccctctgctcctcctccgccgcctcccCCACCACCCCATGCCTTCCAGGAGCGGCCAGCCAACAGGCCTCCGCCCCTGCCCACCtgcccacctcctccacccccatcTCAAGTCACCAAGCCCACCTGGCTCCCCATCCAGCACTCCTACCATACCGTCCTCTCCCagccctctactcctcctcctcctctgcctcctccaccTTTCCAGCCTCCCATTGCTGTTCCAGGAGACCGCTCATCCGGTTGTTTCTACCCTCTGACCCCCTCCCCAGTCCACTCTGAACCTTCTAGGTTCCCCATCCTGCGGGACAGCCCACTGGgacctccccccccacctcctgccCCCCCTCTACCAGCTTCTTTCAGTCCGAGCTGCCCGTCCacgctcccccctcccccgcccaagGTGGCAGCAGTGCCCTCCCCAGCCATGCGCGCTCTGCCCCCCTCGTACCCCTGCAACGCTCCGACCCGCCGGCCGCCGGCTGTGCCCAGAAGTGCAG GTGTGGGTCGgctggctcctcctccagctcccccCGCACGTTCCCCCTCTACAGAGCTGTCCACCCGaattcctccccctcccccaccacctcccctGCCTCCATTAAGTCTCAGGAATGGACACCTGCACAGCCTGG ATGATTTTGAATCCAAGTTCCAGTTCCACCCCGTCGTGGACTTCCCGCCTCCCGGTGAATTCAAGCCTTTTCCTCGGAGCTACCCCAGCAAAGAAAACAGAG TGAACCCCAAACCACCTGGGATAAGGACACACCTCAGATGA
- the wipf3 gene encoding WAS/WASL-interacting protein family member 3 isoform X3: MPAPPPPPPPLAPPPPPPPSAALPPCPLEPFKLQSGGGGGGGGGGRKALLADIHKGARLKKVTQVNDRSSPAVDNPEASIGEASSLLAASPGSSGGVAPMGPSLGGLFAGGFPTLRPVGQRDPAVSRSSSSASLKPLWNPPTPADTSSVTEPHRATELRGSAPSSSAPPSPSHSSKHPPSFPVSSPPPPPPTPPSAPPPPPPPPPHAFQERPANRPPPLPTCPPPPPPSQVTKPTWLPIQHSYHTVLSQPSTPPPPLPPPPFQPPIAVPGDRSSGCFYPLTPSPVHSEPSRFPILRDSPLGPPPPPPAPPLPASFSPSCPSTLPPPPPKVAAVPSPAMRALPPSYPCNAPTRRPPAVPRSAGVGRLAPPPAPPARSPSTELSTRIPPPPPPPPLPPLSLRNGHLHSLADDFESKFQFHPVVDFPPPGEFKPFPRSYPSKENRVNPKPPGIRTHLR, from the exons ATGCCTGCCCCCCCgccgcctccacctcccctggccccccctcctccaccaccgccCAGCGCTGCCCTGCCACCG TGTCCGTTGGAGCCTTTTAAGCTccagtctggaggaggaggaggaggaggaggaggaggaaggaaggcccTGTTGGCCGACATCCATAAAGGAGCCAGGCTCAAGAAAGTCACGCAGGTCAATGACCGCAGTTCCCCCGCCGTGGACA ATCCCGAGGCCAGCATTGGAGAAGCATCCAGTCTCCTTGCTGCTTCTCCCGGCTCATCAGGAGGGGTGGCACCCATGGGACCCTCTTTGGGTGGGCTGTTTGCTGGAGGGTTCCCCACGCTCAGGCCTGTAGGACAAAGAGACCCAGCAG tgTCCCGATCGAGCTCCTCGGCCTCCCTGAAGCCTCTGTGGAACCCGCCCACGCCAGCAGACACGAGCAGCGTCACCGAGCCTCACAGGGCGACGGAGCtccgaggctccgccccctcgtcCTCtgcacctccctccccctctcacagCAGCAAGCACCCACCTTCTTTCCCCGTTTCCTCTCCCCCACCGCCTCCACCCAcccctccctctgctcctcctccgccgcctcccCCACCACCCCATGCCTTCCAGGAGCGGCCAGCCAACAGGCCTCCGCCCCTGCCCACCtgcccacctcctccacccccatcTCAAGTCACCAAGCCCACCTGGCTCCCCATCCAGCACTCCTACCATACCGTCCTCTCCCagccctctactcctcctcctcctctgcctcctccaccTTTCCAGCCTCCCATTGCTGTTCCAGGAGACCGCTCATCCGGTTGTTTCTACCCTCTGACCCCCTCCCCAGTCCACTCTGAACCTTCTAGGTTCCCCATCCTGCGGGACAGCCCACTGGgacctccccccccacctcctgccCCCCCTCTACCAGCTTCTTTCAGTCCGAGCTGCCCGTCCacgctcccccctcccccgcccaagGTGGCAGCAGTGCCCTCCCCAGCCATGCGCGCTCTGCCCCCCTCGTACCCCTGCAACGCTCCGACCCGCCGGCCGCCGGCTGTGCCCAGAAGTGCAG GTGTGGGTCGgctggctcctcctccagctcccccCGCACGTTCCCCCTCTACAGAGCTGTCCACCCGaattcctccccctcccccaccacctcccctGCCTCCATTAAGTCTCAGGAATGGACACCTGCACAGCCTGG CAGATGATTTTGAATCCAAGTTCCAGTTCCACCCCGTCGTGGACTTCCCGCCTCCCGGTGAATTCAAGCCTTTTCCTCGGAGCTACCCCAGCAAAGAAAACAGAG TGAACCCCAAACCACCTGGGATAAGGACACACCTCAGATGA
- the wipf3 gene encoding WAS/WASL-interacting protein family member 3 isoform X1, with amino-acid sequence MPAPPPPPPPLAPPPPPPPSAALPPCPLEPFKLQSGGGGGGGGGGRKALLADIHKGARLKKVTQVNDRSSPAVDNPEASIGEASSLLAASPGSSGGVAPMGPSLGGLFAGGFPTLRPVGQRDPAGKTPVSRSSSSASLKPLWNPPTPADTSSVTEPHRATELRGSAPSSSAPPSPSHSSKHPPSFPVSSPPPPPPTPPSAPPPPPPPPPHAFQERPANRPPPLPTCPPPPPPSQVTKPTWLPIQHSYHTVLSQPSTPPPPLPPPPFQPPIAVPGDRSSGCFYPLTPSPVHSEPSRFPILRDSPLGPPPPPPAPPLPASFSPSCPSTLPPPPPKVAAVPSPAMRALPPSYPCNAPTRRPPAVPRSAGVGRLAPPPAPPARSPSTELSTRIPPPPPPPPLPPLSLRNGHLHSLADDFESKFQFHPVVDFPPPGEFKPFPRSYPSKENRVNPKPPGIRTHLR; translated from the exons ATGCCTGCCCCCCCgccgcctccacctcccctggccccccctcctccaccaccgccCAGCGCTGCCCTGCCACCG TGTCCGTTGGAGCCTTTTAAGCTccagtctggaggaggaggaggaggaggaggaggaggaaggaaggcccTGTTGGCCGACATCCATAAAGGAGCCAGGCTCAAGAAAGTCACGCAGGTCAATGACCGCAGTTCCCCCGCCGTGGACA ATCCCGAGGCCAGCATTGGAGAAGCATCCAGTCTCCTTGCTGCTTCTCCCGGCTCATCAGGAGGGGTGGCACCCATGGGACCCTCTTTGGGTGGGCTGTTTGCTGGAGGGTTCCCCACGCTCAGGCCTGTAGGACAAAGAGACCCAGCAGGCAAGACCCCAG tgTCCCGATCGAGCTCCTCGGCCTCCCTGAAGCCTCTGTGGAACCCGCCCACGCCAGCAGACACGAGCAGCGTCACCGAGCCTCACAGGGCGACGGAGCtccgaggctccgccccctcgtcCTCtgcacctccctccccctctcacagCAGCAAGCACCCACCTTCTTTCCCCGTTTCCTCTCCCCCACCGCCTCCACCCAcccctccctctgctcctcctccgccgcctcccCCACCACCCCATGCCTTCCAGGAGCGGCCAGCCAACAGGCCTCCGCCCCTGCCCACCtgcccacctcctccacccccatcTCAAGTCACCAAGCCCACCTGGCTCCCCATCCAGCACTCCTACCATACCGTCCTCTCCCagccctctactcctcctcctcctctgcctcctccaccTTTCCAGCCTCCCATTGCTGTTCCAGGAGACCGCTCATCCGGTTGTTTCTACCCTCTGACCCCCTCCCCAGTCCACTCTGAACCTTCTAGGTTCCCCATCCTGCGGGACAGCCCACTGGgacctccccccccacctcctgccCCCCCTCTACCAGCTTCTTTCAGTCCGAGCTGCCCGTCCacgctcccccctcccccgcccaagGTGGCAGCAGTGCCCTCCCCAGCCATGCGCGCTCTGCCCCCCTCGTACCCCTGCAACGCTCCGACCCGCCGGCCGCCGGCTGTGCCCAGAAGTGCAG GTGTGGGTCGgctggctcctcctccagctcccccCGCACGTTCCCCCTCTACAGAGCTGTCCACCCGaattcctccccctcccccaccacctcccctGCCTCCATTAAGTCTCAGGAATGGACACCTGCACAGCCTGG CAGATGATTTTGAATCCAAGTTCCAGTTCCACCCCGTCGTGGACTTCCCGCCTCCCGGTGAATTCAAGCCTTTTCCTCGGAGCTACCCCAGCAAAGAAAACAGAG TGAACCCCAAACCACCTGGGATAAGGACACACCTCAGATGA